In one window of Nicotiana tabacum cultivar K326 chromosome 12, ASM71507v2, whole genome shotgun sequence DNA:
- the LOC107780960 gene encoding putative nucleobase-ascorbate transporter 10 — protein sequence MSSGGGENGAKKAEELHPHPVMEQLKNVQYCVNSPPPLSEALFLGFQHYILSLGNIVLIPSIIVPQMGGGNDEKAKVVQTMLFISGVNTLLQSLFGTRLPLVIGGSYAYLIPVTSIIQANRSSVLQDPELKFMHTMRGIQGALIVTSGFQIIMGFFGLWRNLVRLLSPLSVAPLVTLTGLGLYHLGFPLIAECIEVGIPQLIFMVVITQYLPTYLKLKRPICDRFAMLFSIAIIWFYAAILTWSGAYKNAKEATCCTDSSGLISGSPWIDIPYPFQWGVPTFNFGDALTMMFASFVASVESTGVFLASARYGSATPVPPSVISRGVGWLGIGTLLNAAFGCVTGCTATAENAGLLAMTRVGSRRVAQMSAAFMIFFSILGKFGAIFASIPASIMAAIYCIFFGYVSSAGLGFLQFCNLNSFRTKFILGFSLFLGLSLPQYFREHQLCSGSGPLHTHSRWFNDIMSVIFMSHATVAAVVAVFLDRTLPISNDEARKDNGSHWWDKFVVYTKDVRSDEFYKLPCQLNSFFPPY from the exons ATGTCTAGTGGAGGTGGTGAGAATGGAGCTAAAAAAGCAGAGGAATTACATCCTCATCCAGTTATGGAACAACTTAAGAATGTACAATACTGTGTTAACAGCCCACCACCTTTGT CAGAAGCATTATTCTTGGGGTTTCAACATTACATATTGAGTCTTGGTAATATTGTCTTAATTCCTAGCATCATAGTTCCTCAAATGGGAGGTGGCAAT GATGAGAAGGCAAAAGTAGTACAGACAATGCTTTTTATTTCAGGAGTGAATACATTACTACAATCCTTATTTGGGACCAGATTGCCATTGGTAATAGGTGGTTCATATGCATACTTGATACCTGTTACCTCAATTATCCAGGCTAATAGGTCCTCAGTTCTTCAGGATCCTGAGCTG AAGTTTATGCATACAATGAGGGGCATACAGGGAGCTCTTATTGTTACTTCTGGTTTCCAAATTATAATGGGCTTCTTTGGCCTGTGGAGAAATCTTGTAAG GTTACTTAGCCCTCTATCTGTGGCACCACTTGTTACTTTGACTGGACTAGGGCTCTACCATCTTGGCTTCCCATTG aTTGCAGAATGTATCGAAGTTGGGATACCACAGTTAATTTTCATGGTTGTCATCACACAG TATCTACCAACATATCTCAAATTAAAGAGGCCGATATGTGACCGGTTTGCAATGCTCTTCTCTATAGCAATTATATGGTTTTATGCAGCAATCTTGACCTGGAGTGGTGCATACAAGAATGCAAAGGAAGCAACTTGCTGCACTGATAGCTCTGGACTCATTTCTGGATCTCCTTG GATAGATATACCATATCCATTTCAATGGGGGGTTCCTACCTTCAACTTTGGAGATGCTTTAACCATGATGTTCGCTTCTTTTGTTGCTTCAGTTGAG TCAACTGGTGTATTCCTTGCATCAGCGAGATATGGAAGCGCTACACCAGTGCCACCTTCTGTCATTAGCCGGGGCGTTGGTTGGCTG GGGATAGGGACtttgctaaatgctgcttttggTTGTGTCACTGGTTGCACTGCTACAGC GGAAAATGCTGGTCTCTTGGCAATGACAAGAGTTGGAAGCCGAAGAGTCGCACAAATGTCTGCTGCTTTTATGATTTTCTTCTCCATCTTAG GAAAATTTGGAGCAATTTTTGCTTCAATACCTGCATCAATCATGGCTGCCATATATTGTATTTTCTTTGGATATGTCT CTTCTGCTGGTCTTGGATTTCTCCAATTCTGTAACCTTAACAGCTTTAGGACAAAGTTCATATTaggattttctcttttcttgggATTATCCTTACCTCAGTATTTCAGAGAGCATCAGCTATGTTCTGGATCTGGTCCTCTTCATACACATTCAAGATGG TTTAATGACATAATGTCTGTCATCTTCATGTCACACGCCACGGTAGCTGCTGTAGTTGCTGTATTTTTGGACAGAACCCTCCCTATTAGTAACGATGAAGCTCGAAAAGATAATGGTTCACATTGGTGGGACAAGTTTGTGGTATATACTAAAGATGTCAGGAGTGATGAGTTCTATAAATTACCATGCCAACTTAATAGCTTCTTCCCACCTTATTAG